The following are encoded in a window of bacterium genomic DNA:
- the mraZ gene encoding division/cell wall cluster transcriptional repressor MraZ — protein MFIGEYEHTLDEKNRVSIPKHYRTGLGKKMVMTRGLDNCLFVYSRSSWEKVAAKLQELSFAQADTRGFNRFILSGAAEVEVDAAGRVLIPEHQRQFAKLSKTVVFAGVSDRVEIWDADAWKAYKSEIEKKAEDMAETLGQIGAL, from the coding sequence ATGTTCATCGGCGAATACGAACATACTCTCGACGAGAAGAATCGCGTCAGCATTCCGAAGCACTACCGTACGGGCCTCGGAAAGAAGATGGTTATGACGCGTGGTTTAGACAACTGCCTTTTCGTATATTCACGTTCAAGTTGGGAGAAAGTCGCCGCGAAACTGCAGGAGCTTTCATTCGCGCAGGCAGACACGCGCGGATTCAATCGCTTCATCCTATCTGGTGCTGCGGAAGTCGAAGTTGACGCCGCGGGTCGGGTCCTCATTCCGGAGCACCAGAGGCAGTTCGCGAAGCTTTCAAAGACGGTCGTATTCGCGGGAGTATCGGATCGGGTCGAGATCTGGGATGCGGATGCCTGGAAGGCATACAAGTCTGAGATCGAGAAGAAGGCCGAGGACATGGCGGAGACACTCGGGCAGATCGGTGCACTGTAG